A region of Deinococcus rubellus DNA encodes the following proteins:
- the eno gene encoding phosphopyruvate hydratase, with amino-acid sequence MNIENIKAREVLDSRGNPTVEAEVHLDSGYMGRAIVPSGASTGSHEAIELRDGGKRYMGKGVLKAVENVNDKIAPALAGMDASQQSVIDAAMLELDGTPNKSGLGGNAILAVSLATARAAAAELDIPLYRYLGGANARTLPLPMMNVINGGAHADNSVDFQEFMVMPVGAPNFREALRYGAEIFHTLKKVLSGRGYNTNVGDEGGFAPDLKSNEEALQVLLEAIEKAGYEPGKDVAIALDPAVAELYKDGKYHLESEGRVLSSEEMVEFWADWASRYPIVSIEDGLGEDDWDGWKLLTDRLGGQIQLVGDDLFVTNPERLQRGIDTGVANAILVKVNQIGTLTESLDAIELAKRNRYGTIISHRSGESEDAFIADLAVATNAGQIKTGSASRSDRIAKYNQLLRIEDELGSAAQFLGRKALR; translated from the coding sequence ATGAACATCGAAAACATCAAAGCCCGTGAAGTGCTGGACTCGCGTGGGAACCCCACCGTAGAAGCCGAAGTGCACCTCGACAGTGGCTACATGGGCCGCGCCATCGTGCCCTCGGGAGCCAGCACCGGCAGCCACGAAGCGATTGAGCTGCGTGACGGTGGCAAGCGCTACATGGGCAAGGGCGTGCTGAAGGCCGTTGAAAATGTCAACGACAAGATTGCGCCCGCTCTGGCCGGGATGGACGCAAGCCAGCAAAGCGTGATTGACGCTGCCATGCTGGAGTTGGACGGCACCCCCAACAAGAGCGGCCTGGGCGGCAACGCCATTCTGGCCGTCAGCCTGGCCACGGCCCGCGCTGCCGCTGCCGAACTCGATATTCCGCTGTACCGCTACCTCGGCGGAGCCAACGCCCGCACGCTGCCGCTGCCGATGATGAACGTCATCAACGGCGGAGCGCACGCCGACAACTCGGTGGACTTTCAGGAGTTCATGGTGATGCCGGTAGGCGCACCCAACTTCCGCGAAGCGCTGCGCTACGGCGCGGAAATTTTCCACACCCTCAAAAAAGTGCTCTCGGGGCGCGGCTACAACACCAACGTCGGTGATGAGGGCGGCTTTGCACCTGACCTGAAGAGCAATGAGGAAGCCTTGCAGGTACTGTTGGAAGCCATTGAAAAGGCTGGCTACGAGCCGGGCAAAGACGTGGCGATTGCGCTCGATCCTGCTGTGGCTGAGCTGTACAAAGACGGCAAGTACCACCTCGAATCCGAGGGGCGGGTGCTGAGTAGCGAGGAGATGGTGGAGTTCTGGGCTGATTGGGCCAGCCGCTACCCGATTGTCAGCATTGAAGACGGCCTCGGTGAAGACGACTGGGACGGCTGGAAGCTGCTGACCGACCGACTCGGCGGCCAGATACAGCTCGTCGGTGATGATCTGTTCGTGACCAATCCTGAGCGGCTCCAGCGCGGTATCGACACTGGCGTGGCCAATGCCATCCTGGTGAAAGTCAACCAGATCGGCACCCTCACCGAGTCGCTCGACGCCATCGAGCTGGCCAAGCGCAACCGCTACGGCACCATCATCAGCCACCGCAGCGGCGAATCTGAGGACGCCTTCATCGCCGATCTGGCGGTGGCCACCAACGCTGGGCAGATCAAGACCGGCTCGGCCAGCCGCTCAGACCGCATCGCCAAGTACAACCAGCTCCTGAGAATTGAAGATGAACTCGGCAGCGCGGCGCAGTTTCTGGGCCGCAAGGCGTTACGCTAA
- the pyk gene encoding pyruvate kinase, with protein MKHFDRATKIVATIGPASRSPEVLEKMIDAGLNVVRMNFSHGSKEDHRETYNMVRELAKRKGVAIGILQDLQGPKIRVARFKEGAVTLHAGDPFIITMDEVEGDETRVGTTYKGLLGDVKPGMNLLLDDGNMALRVEGVSGNDVHTTVVIGGVLKNNKGINVPEADLAVPALSDKDVEDMEFGAELGVDWVALSFVRSRDDLLLARHYLARFGSKAKLMAKIEKPQAVDRFDDILKEVDGIMVARGDLGVEMRPEQVPTIQKRLIRLCREAGKPVITATQMLESMISLPRPTRAEASDVANAIYDGTDAVMLSAESAAGLYPVESVAMMDRIAREAEGSESYNVMRANSMDTSLPQDAIALSACNIGERLGAAAIVSFTKTGGAALRVAKNRPHLAVLALTPNEQTRCQLALSWGVVPMLSEDPRDTDDMVRIANTELRKSKLADEGDRYVITAGVPFGVQGTTNMVRVETLRR; from the coding sequence ATGAAACATTTTGACCGTGCCACCAAGATCGTCGCCACCATCGGCCCTGCCAGCCGCAGCCCTGAAGTGCTGGAAAAAATGATTGACGCGGGCCTCAATGTGGTCCGCATGAATTTCAGTCACGGCAGCAAGGAAGACCACCGCGAAACCTACAACATGGTGCGCGAACTCGCCAAGCGCAAGGGCGTGGCCATCGGCATTTTGCAGGATCTGCAAGGCCCCAAGATCCGGGTGGCCCGCTTCAAGGAAGGCGCGGTGACGCTGCATGCGGGCGACCCGTTCATCATCACCATGGACGAAGTGGAGGGTGACGAGACCCGCGTGGGCACCACCTACAAGGGTCTGCTCGGTGACGTGAAGCCGGGCATGAACCTGCTGCTCGACGACGGCAACATGGCCCTGCGCGTCGAGGGCGTGAGTGGTAACGACGTTCACACGACCGTCGTCATTGGCGGCGTTCTCAAGAACAACAAGGGCATCAACGTGCCGGAGGCCGACCTGGCCGTGCCTGCCCTGTCCGACAAGGACGTGGAGGACATGGAGTTCGGCGCGGAACTCGGCGTGGACTGGGTGGCGCTGAGCTTCGTGCGCAGCCGCGACGACCTCTTGCTGGCCCGGCACTATCTGGCGCGCTTCGGCTCCAAGGCCAAGCTGATGGCCAAAATTGAAAAGCCCCAGGCGGTGGACCGCTTCGACGACATCCTCAAGGAAGTGGACGGCATCATGGTGGCGCGCGGCGACCTCGGCGTGGAAATGCGCCCCGAGCAGGTGCCGACCATCCAGAAGCGACTGATCCGCTTGTGCCGCGAGGCGGGCAAGCCGGTGATCACGGCCACCCAGATGCTGGAGAGCATGATCAGCCTGCCGCGCCCCACCCGTGCCGAGGCCAGTGACGTGGCCAACGCCATCTACGACGGCACCGACGCGGTGATGCTGTCTGCCGAGTCGGCGGCGGGCCTGTACCCGGTAGAATCGGTGGCCATGATGGACCGGATTGCCCGCGAAGCCGAGGGCAGCGAATCTTACAACGTGATGCGCGCCAACAGCATGGATACCAGCCTGCCGCAGGACGCCATCGCCCTGTCAGCCTGCAACATCGGCGAGCGCCTGGGCGCGGCGGCCATCGTCAGCTTCACCAAGACCGGTGGCGCGGCGCTGCGGGTGGCCAAGAACCGGCCCCATCTGGCGGTGCTGGCCCTCACGCCCAACGAGCAGACCCGCTGCCAGCTGGCCCTCTCATGGGGCGTGGTGCCGATGCTCAGTGAAGACCCCCGCGACACCGACGACATGGTTCGAATCGCCAACACGGAACTGCGCAAGAGCAAGCTGGCCGATGAGGGTGACCGCTACGTGATCACGGCGGGCGTGCCGTTCGGTGTTCAGGGCACCACCAACATGGTGCGCGTCGAAACCCTCAGGCGCTGA
- the tyrS gene encoding tyrosine--tRNA ligase, translated as MNEIRRNLPIDQQIDILKRGVVDLVSEDDLRRKLTRSIETGTPLRVKLGADPTRPDLHLGHAVILRKMRQFQDLGHTVIMLIGDFTAIIGDPTGKSKTRPPLTLAETRANAQSYLEQCKLILRQEPEVMELRYNAEWLEPMGYADVIRLASRYTVARILERDDFTKRLAGGVPIALHELLYPLTQGYDSVALHADVELGGTDQLFNNLVGRALQRDYDQEPQVVMTLPLLVGLDGTEKMSKSLDNYIGLTDEPHIMFSKLMKVPDTLLENYFTLLTNLPAEQIQALLAGHPVEAHRELARHVTRDFHPDADLDAALERFQSVAKGGIPENIPSFTVLKSDATPEDTYPAARLMVTAGLESSLGAARRTIQGKGLKVNGQTFLDPQGALALPEGGLVIQKGKDKFARMLPES; from the coding sequence ATGAACGAAATCCGCCGAAATTTGCCTATTGACCAACAGATCGACATTCTCAAACGCGGCGTCGTGGATCTGGTGTCGGAAGACGACCTGCGCCGCAAGCTCACGCGCAGCATCGAGACCGGCACACCGCTGCGGGTCAAGCTGGGGGCCGACCCGACCCGACCCGACCTTCACCTGGGGCACGCGGTCATCTTGCGCAAGATGCGGCAGTTTCAGGACCTGGGCCACACAGTCATCATGCTGATCGGCGATTTCACGGCCATCATCGGCGACCCCACCGGCAAGTCCAAGACCCGCCCGCCGCTGACCTTGGCAGAAACCCGTGCCAACGCCCAGAGCTACCTGGAACAGTGCAAGCTGATTTTGCGCCAGGAGCCGGAGGTCATGGAGCTGCGCTACAACGCCGAGTGGCTCGAACCGATGGGCTACGCCGACGTGATCCGGCTGGCCAGCCGCTACACCGTGGCCCGCATTCTGGAGCGCGACGACTTCACCAAACGACTCGCAGGCGGCGTGCCGATTGCCCTGCACGAACTGCTCTACCCACTGACACAGGGCTACGACTCGGTGGCGCTGCACGCCGACGTGGAACTGGGAGGCACCGATCAGTTGTTTAACAATCTGGTGGGCCGCGCCCTGCAGCGCGACTACGATCAGGAACCACAGGTCGTGATGACCCTGCCGCTGCTGGTGGGCCTGGACGGCACCGAGAAGATGTCCAAGAGCCTGGACAACTACATCGGCCTGACTGATGAGCCGCACATCATGTTCTCCAAGCTGATGAAGGTGCCGGATACGCTGCTGGAGAATTACTTCACCTTGCTGACCAACCTGCCCGCCGAGCAGATTCAAGCGCTGCTGGCCGGACATCCGGTGGAGGCGCACCGTGAGCTGGCCCGCCACGTCACCCGCGACTTTCACCCCGACGCCGATCTGGATGCGGCCCTGGAGCGGTTCCAGTCCGTCGCCAAAGGCGGCATCCCCGAGAATATTCCCAGCTTCACCGTTCTCAAATCAGATGCCACGCCGGAAGACACTTACCCCGCTGCCCGCCTGATGGTCACAGCGGGCCTGGAATCCTCCCTGGGGGCCGCACGACGCACCATCCAGGGCAAAGGTCTCAAGGTGAACGGCCAGACCTTCCTGGACCCTCAGGGAGCCCTGGCGCTTCCTGAGGGCGGACTGGTCATCCAGAAAGGCAAGGACAAGTTCGCCCGGATGCTGCCGGAAAGCTGA
- a CDS encoding MOSC domain-containing protein translates to MRTMQELRSTFPRPGRVAWLGIRPVRRAEPLSVSEVEVVENLGILGDHGKVGVPRLRALTGQPGEDVAQPSAQPVPGGPGRRQVTLIQAEHFPVMAALAGLDEVTPQMLRRNIVISGISLLSLKDRRFQIGEVVLEATGECHPCSRMEENLGMGGYNAVRGHGGLTARVVRGGVIRLGDTLVPIDLAPLF, encoded by the coding sequence ATGCGAACCATGCAGGAACTGCGAAGCACCTTCCCGCGCCCCGGCCGTGTGGCGTGGCTGGGGATCCGGCCAGTACGGCGGGCCGAGCCGCTCAGCGTGAGTGAGGTGGAGGTGGTGGAGAACCTGGGCATTCTGGGTGACCACGGCAAGGTGGGTGTGCCGCGCCTGCGGGCGCTGACGGGGCAGCCCGGCGAGGACGTGGCCCAGCCGTCCGCCCAGCCCGTTCCTGGCGGCCCCGGTAGGCGGCAGGTCACGCTGATTCAGGCCGAGCATTTCCCGGTGATGGCCGCCCTCGCCGGGCTGGATGAGGTCACGCCCCAGATGCTCAGGCGCAACATCGTCATCTCGGGCATCTCGCTGCTCTCGCTCAAGGACCGGCGCTTTCAGATCGGCGAGGTCGTGCTGGAGGCGACCGGCGAGTGCCACCCCTGCTCGCGGATGGAGGAGAATCTGGGAATGGGCGGCTACAACGCGGTGCGCGGGCACGGCGGCCTGACGGCGCGGGTGGTGCGCGGCGGCGTGATCCGACTGGGCGACACCCTGGTTCCCATTGACCTGGCCCCATTATTCTGA
- a CDS encoding YqhA family protein — MAAPTPRKPGSTSATALFGFTRLIVEFGVLSSFLFSLVLFVNGTVRTVAVIWEALPHFAEEGTGKELLVAAIEQTDNLLIATALLIISLGLQSLFVGRVMNLPAWLHIRTFDDLKQKLLGIVVVALAVKFFSVAIEWEGGSSASILTFGLGVAAVMLAIGAYSFILARLGAHPQQGEGDALPEQE, encoded by the coding sequence ATGGCCGCACCCACCCCCAGAAAACCAGGCAGCACCTCGGCCACGGCCCTGTTCGGCTTCACCCGGCTGATTGTGGAATTCGGGGTGCTGTCGAGCTTTTTGTTCTCGCTGGTGCTGTTCGTCAACGGCACAGTCCGGACGGTGGCAGTCATCTGGGAAGCGCTGCCGCATTTTGCCGAGGAGGGCACCGGCAAGGAACTGCTCGTCGCGGCCATCGAGCAGACCGACAACCTGCTGATCGCCACGGCCCTGCTGATCATCAGCCTGGGGTTGCAGTCGCTGTTCGTGGGGCGGGTCATGAACCTTCCGGCCTGGCTGCACATCCGCACCTTCGACGACCTCAAGCAGAAGTTGTTGGGCATTGTGGTGGTGGCGCTCGCCGTCAAGTTTTTCAGTGTGGCGATCGAGTGGGAGGGTGGGAGTAGCGCCAGCATCCTGACTTTCGGGCTGGGCGTGGCTGCCGTGATGCTGGCGATCGGCGCTTACAGCTTCATCCTGGCCCGCCTCGGCGCTCACCCGCAGCAGGGCGAGGGCGACGCCCTGCCGGAACAGGAGTGA
- a CDS encoding tRNA (adenine(22)-N(1))-methyltransferase has translation MTLDARLSAVLAFIRADTHADIGTDHAALPLALIESGRCRKVIAAELHPGPLQLAQVAVLRAGRGQQIEVRQGDGFAPIAPNEIQSASLTGMGARTMLGILERAAHLPRALILQPNAEPEALRRWATTHGYHLTAEALVPGFWRYPVLKFEQAPGADPAYSGVPQAAALRYGPHLLMAADPHLHAELRAQERRFSALAVYGRPGVLGELRVVQDALAFLLAAPTSAP, from the coding sequence GTGACTCTGGACGCCCGCCTGAGCGCCGTGCTGGCCTTCATCCGTGCCGATACGCACGCCGACATCGGCACCGACCACGCTGCGCTGCCGCTGGCGCTGATCGAATCGGGAAGGTGCCGCAAGGTGATCGCCGCAGAACTCCACCCTGGCCCACTGCAACTCGCTCAAGTGGCGGTGCTGCGGGCGGGGCGGGGTCAGCAGATCGAGGTGCGGCAGGGCGACGGCTTCGCACCGATTGCGCCGAACGAAATTCAGAGCGCCAGCCTCACTGGCATGGGCGCACGCACCATGCTGGGCATTCTTGAACGGGCCGCGCACTTGCCCCGTGCGCTGATTCTCCAGCCCAACGCCGAGCCGGAAGCGCTGCGCCGCTGGGCCACCACTCACGGCTACCACCTCACTGCCGAGGCGCTGGTTCCCGGCTTCTGGCGCTACCCGGTTCTGAAATTCGAGCAAGCCCCCGGCGCTGATCCGGCGTATTCGGGTGTTCCGCAGGCGGCGGCACTCAGATACGGCCCGCATCTGCTGATGGCCGCCGACCCGCACCTGCACGCCGAACTCAGGGCACAGGAGCGGCGGTTCTCGGCGTTAGCGGTGTACGGGCGGCCAGGCGTGCTGGGCGAGTTGCGGGTGGTGCAAGACGCGCTGGCCTTCCTGCTGGCCGCCCCCACTTCCGCTCCTTAA
- a CDS encoding GNAT family N-acetyltransferase, which produces MADQFKETLLQAYDAQLREGAEMLSADSVDRLGPLWRGKSGDQGFVSYRSLDGYADSTLDRLIADTIVYYAADLHIQTFEWKTRGHDAPADLPQRLTAQGLQAENPETVMLGEAQALARPVNLPGGVILRRIDHQADPSPDVVRAARAQALAFGAPSSANDLMRRIEKGAGHVEVWVAETAQEVVCVGRLEIIPGTGFAGLWGGGTLPEWRGQGLYRALTVARAQAALSRGVRYLHSDCTEYSRPILERGGMTPVTTTTPYIWRR; this is translated from the coding sequence ATGGCTGATCAATTCAAAGAAACACTGCTCCAGGCTTACGACGCCCAGTTGCGCGAAGGAGCTGAAATGCTGTCCGCCGACAGCGTTGACCGGCTCGGCCCGCTGTGGCGCGGCAAGTCTGGAGACCAGGGCTTCGTTTCGTACCGCTCGCTGGACGGGTACGCCGACTCCACCCTCGACCGCCTGATTGCCGACACCATCGTCTACTACGCCGCCGATCTGCACATCCAGACCTTCGAGTGGAAGACACGCGGCCACGACGCGCCCGCTGACCTGCCGCAGCGGCTCACCGCCCAGGGATTGCAGGCCGAGAACCCCGAGACGGTCATGCTGGGAGAAGCGCAGGCGCTGGCCCGGCCCGTGAACCTGCCCGGCGGCGTGATTCTCCGGCGGATCGACCATCAGGCCGATCCCTCCCCGGACGTGGTGCGGGCGGCTAGGGCGCAGGCGCTGGCATTCGGCGCTCCCTCCAGCGCGAACGATCTGATGCGCCGCATCGAGAAGGGCGCGGGCCATGTCGAGGTCTGGGTGGCGGAAACGGCGCAGGAGGTGGTCTGTGTGGGCCGCCTGGAGATCATTCCCGGCACTGGGTTCGCCGGACTGTGGGGCGGCGGCACGCTGCCGGAGTGGCGGGGTCAGGGGCTTTACCGCGCCCTGACGGTGGCCCGCGCCCAGGCGGCGCTCAGCCGGGGTGTGCGTTATCTGCACAGTGACTGCACTGAATATTCCCGCCCGATTCTGGAGCGCGGCGGGATGACGCCGGTCACGACGACCACACCGTACATCTGGCGACGTTAA
- a CDS encoding N-acetylmannosamine-6-phosphate 2-epimerase → MSSMLETLAGQLIVSVQADEGSPLRDTQQIVALCRAALLGGAGGLRLRSAPDVAAVRAITAVPIIGLTKQSHLGSPVYITATPGEAHDIAAAGADLVAFDATDLPRPFSVAELTGAIHEAGALAMADISTLEEAQAAYAAGADIVSTTMSGYTPHSPQQDAPDFELMVQLRAAGLTFVAEGRLNTPELAVLARQLGAHAVVVGSAITRPDVVTSWFARALRADQP, encoded by the coding sequence ATGTCTTCAATGCTTGAAACCCTGGCCGGACAGCTCATCGTCAGCGTGCAGGCTGACGAGGGCAGTCCGCTGCGCGACACCCAGCAAATCGTGGCCCTTTGCCGGGCGGCGCTGCTCGGCGGCGCGGGAGGGTTGCGTCTGCGCTCAGCCCCCGATGTTGCGGCAGTGCGGGCCATCACCGCCGTGCCGATCATCGGGCTGACCAAACAGAGCCATCTGGGCAGCCCGGTGTACATCACCGCCACGCCGGGCGAGGCCCACGACATCGCCGCAGCGGGCGCGGACCTGGTGGCCTTCGACGCCACCGACTTGCCGCGCCCCTTCAGCGTGGCCGAACTCACCGGGGCCATTCACGAGGCAGGCGCGCTGGCGATGGCCGACATCAGCACGCTGGAGGAAGCGCAGGCCGCCTACGCCGCCGGAGCCGACATCGTCAGCACGACCATGAGCGGCTACACGCCCCACAGTCCTCAGCAGGACGCGCCGGACTTCGAGCTGATGGTGCAGCTCCGGGCGGCAGGCCTGACATTTGTGGCCGAGGGGCGGCTCAACACCCCCGAACTGGCGGTGCTGGCCCGGCAGCTCGGCGCGCACGCGGTGGTGGTCGGCAGCGCCATCACCCGGCCCGATGTCGTCACCAGCTGGTTTGCGCGGGCGCTGAGAGCGGATCAACCTTGA
- a CDS encoding SDR family NAD(P)-dependent oxidoreductase: protein MTTDWIPRVLVTGAAQGIGRAIAELFVARGARALLLDLNLPAPLVNALCLQGDVTSAADIARAVQVAEEQWGGLDVLVNNAAYQGASGSLMDVAENGWQRALDVNLTAPLRLARACVPLMPPGSAIVNVASVQGLFAEQNNVAYTSSKAGLINLTRSMCLDLAPRGLRVNAVAPGAIATKNLLNSVAGSTDPQQTQRDYEDLHALRRLGTPQEVAELVYFLASPAAAFITGAIVPIDGGMTASFMMAGRPV from the coding sequence ATGACCACCGACTGGATACCCAGGGTTCTCGTAACCGGCGCGGCGCAGGGCATTGGCCGGGCGATTGCCGAACTGTTCGTAGCGCGCGGCGCACGGGCCTTGCTGCTCGACCTCAACCTGCCCGCGCCGCTGGTGAATGCCCTGTGCCTGCAAGGCGACGTGACGAGCGCCGCCGACATCGCACGGGCCGTGCAGGTCGCCGAGGAGCAGTGGGGCGGGCTGGACGTGCTGGTCAACAACGCCGCCTACCAGGGGGCCAGTGGCTCGCTGATGGACGTGGCAGAGAACGGCTGGCAGCGCGCACTCGACGTGAACCTGACGGCCCCGCTGCGCCTTGCCAGGGCCTGCGTGCCGCTGATGCCGCCGGGAAGCGCCATCGTCAACGTCGCCAGCGTGCAGGGCCTGTTCGCCGAGCAGAACAATGTCGCTTACACGTCAAGCAAGGCCGGGCTGATCAACCTGACCCGTTCGATGTGCCTTGACCTCGCGCCGAGGGGCCTGCGCGTCAACGCCGTCGCGCCGGGGGCGATTGCCACCAAGAACCTGCTCAACTCAGTGGCGGGCAGCACCGATCCCCAGCAGACCCAGCGTGATTACGAAGACCTGCATGCCCTGCGCCGCCTCGGCACGCCGCAGGAGGTGGCCGAGCTGGTGTACTTCCTGGCCTCGCCTGCCGCCGCGTTCATCACCGGAGCAATTGTGCCCATTGACGGCGGCATGACTGCCAGCTTCATGATGGCGGGGCGGCCCGTCTAG
- the rimO gene encoding 30S ribosomal protein S12 methylthiotransferase RimO, protein MTALLESGTELTAPSTKNKVGFISLGCPKALVDSERILTQLRAEGYQIADNYNEADTVIVNTCGFITPAVEESLSAIGEALDATGKVIVTGCLGERPDKILARHPKVAAITGSEAVDDVMRHVRELLPMEQHPFTDLLPTAAPGSRQLPVREDTRHGDVFAPSVKLTPRHFAYLKIAEGCNHTCSFCIIPKLRGKQVSRDAGAVLYEAYRLIAGGTKELVVISQDTSAYGVDVRYRESEFQETQVRAHLTDLAVKLGEMGAWVRMHYVYPYPHVEKVVELMAAGKILPYLDVPLQHASPRILKLMRRPGAGKQLDTIRRWREICPDLTIRSTFIVGFPGETEADFQELLTFLEEARLDRVGAFPYSDVEEADANALANPVPEDVKQERLARFMEVAQRISAEKLGQKVGRLLPIIIDEFNDDEDDAPGTRLIGRTKGDAPGIDGQVYLYAGEFAGQVKIGDIVEARIEESDEYDLFGEVVARPEWKPNVPQMGHFGGH, encoded by the coding sequence ATGACTGCATTGTTAGAATCGGGCACCGAATTGACCGCGCCCAGCACCAAAAATAAAGTGGGCTTTATCAGCCTGGGCTGCCCCAAAGCGCTGGTCGATTCTGAGCGTATCCTGACCCAGCTCCGGGCCGAGGGCTACCAGATCGCCGACAATTACAATGAGGCCGATACGGTGATCGTCAACACCTGCGGCTTCATCACGCCCGCCGTGGAGGAGAGCCTGTCAGCCATCGGTGAGGCGCTGGACGCCACCGGGAAGGTCATCGTGACCGGCTGCCTGGGCGAGCGGCCCGACAAGATCCTGGCAAGGCATCCCAAGGTGGCCGCCATCACCGGCTCGGAAGCGGTGGACGACGTGATGCGGCATGTGCGTGAGCTGCTGCCGATGGAGCAGCACCCCTTCACGGATCTGCTGCCCACCGCCGCGCCGGGTTCGCGTCAACTGCCTGTCAGGGAAGACACCCGGCACGGCGACGTGTTCGCGCCGAGTGTGAAACTCACGCCGCGCCACTTCGCCTACCTCAAGATCGCCGAGGGGTGCAACCACACCTGCTCGTTTTGCATCATTCCCAAGCTGCGCGGCAAGCAGGTTAGCCGAGACGCCGGGGCGGTGCTCTACGAGGCCTACCGGCTCATCGCGGGCGGCACCAAGGAACTGGTGGTCATCTCGCAGGACACCAGCGCTTACGGGGTGGATGTTCGCTACCGCGAGAGCGAGTTTCAGGAAACCCAGGTGCGCGCCCACCTGACCGATCTGGCCGTCAAGCTGGGCGAGATGGGGGCCTGGGTACGGATGCACTACGTGTACCCCTATCCGCATGTGGAGAAGGTCGTGGAGCTGATGGCGGCGGGCAAGATCCTGCCGTATCTGGACGTGCCGCTTCAGCACGCCAGCCCCCGGATTCTCAAGCTGATGCGCCGCCCCGGTGCGGGCAAGCAGCTCGACACCATAAGGCGCTGGCGCGAGATCTGCCCTGACCTCACCATCCGCAGCACCTTCATCGTGGGCTTTCCCGGCGAGACTGAGGCCGACTTTCAGGAGTTGCTGACTTTTCTGGAAGAGGCCCGCCTGGACCGGGTGGGTGCCTTCCCGTATTCGGACGTGGAGGAAGCCGACGCCAACGCCCTCGCCAATCCTGTGCCGGAGGACGTGAAGCAGGAGCGCCTGGCACGCTTCATGGAAGTGGCCCAGCGCATCAGCGCCGAGAAGCTAGGCCAGAAGGTGGGCCGCCTTCTGCCGATCATCATCGACGAGTTCAACGACGACGAGGACGACGCGCCCGGCACCCGCTTGATCGGGCGGACCAAGGGCGACGCGCCGGGCATCGACGGCCAGGTGTATCTGTATGCGGGCGAATTCGCCGGACAGGTCAAGATCGGCGACATCGTGGAGGCCCGTATCGAGGAGAGTGACGAGTACGACCTCTTCGGGGAAGTGGTGGCGCGGCCCGAGTGGAAGCCGAACGTGCCGCAGATGGGGCATTTCGGGGGGCACTGA